GAGCCTGTAGCGGAGGAAAGCATCCCCACACCCCGCACACCGACTCTCCCACGTCGCCCGGCCATTCCGCGATCGTCAAAGCCCCGACCGCCGCGATCACCCAACTGCCCCCGACGGCAAGCAGTTTGAGACCCGCGGGCGCGGGCCGAGTCGCCCGGAGCGCGCGGCCGAGGGATTCGACCGCCCCGACTGCCGCGCCAATTGCGAGACCTGTTACCGCCCCGACGGACCCGAGAAAACTCGCGATCGAGCGATCGGACTGGGTGAGTCCCACAGCCGCCCCGGAAATCCCGAGCAGGACGGCACCGAACGGGACCAACCGCCAGCCGCGCACGGCCCCGACCGTTAGCCCGTATATCAAGCCCAGGCCGGCACCTCCGAGGCCGGCGAACCCGGCGAACAGGACCGGCCAAGCCCCCGTCGTATCCGCGCCCAACCGGTCGCCCGACAGGAGCCCAGCGAACCACGCCGCAAGGGGCCCTCCGCACGCCCCAAAAATGGCTCCGAACAGCGCGGCCCGGCCCGGTATGTGAATCGGACAAGAAGCCAGACAGGTCATGTCAGAGCATTGCAAACTCGGACCCGGCTCATTGGCCGAGGATTGCGGTCTCGCCGCCGCGGCTTTTGTCGACATGACGGCATTCCTGGCAAGTGTCGCATCCTGGCCGGGGGTAATTGGGCTCCTCCCGACAATCGGATTCATGCGGCAGTCTACCCGACGAATACTCTGGATCGGGTGGGTCGGAGATGGCCCGGCCATCTCCGACAACAATTCATCGTGGCTCACCACTCACGAAAATGGCTACCACTCTCGTCGCCGAAGTCGAAGGCACTGATGCCTGCTCCGACTCGATAACCGGAGTCATTCCCTTGATTGCCGTTCCCACGGTTGTTCTGAAAGGGCGAAGAAACTCCCGACTGACCCCGACCCGACCCGGTATTTCGGTCCCCACCCGGGCGGCCCGTCTTCGGTGGGACCGTGACCGGCACCACTGCGATTCCTTGCGGGTGGGCGTTCGCCGGCACGTCCGACGGCGCGAAGATGATCGGGGCGTTCGGCTCGGTCAACGTTCCGTCGCGGGCGACCGCCAGGGTGTGAAGTTGGTTCCCTTGCTGGAAAGCGGTGTTGTCGGACTGACTGATGACGTACAGGGATTTTCCGGTGGGATCGAGCGAAATCTGAAACGCTTGCGACTGGGTGTTTCCGGTGCCGCCGACTGGCAGGTGCGGGCCGCCGAGTGAGAATTCCTGGATCTGCACTGGGTTCAACGGGTTGGCCAGCGAGTAAACCCCGATCGAATCGGTGGCGGTGTTGGCGACGTACAGCACACGCCCGTCGGCACTCACCGTACACCAACACGGCGCGTGCCCCTGGTCGGCCGACGCGCCGACGAACGAGGTGCGCCCGGTTTCGTCGTATGTGAAGACGCCGACTCGACCGCCAGCCGTGATTCCGGAGTAGACAATGTTCAGGTTCGGATTCGCGGCCGCGCCCAAAATCAGTGACGCGTTGGTCCCGGCAGCCACGTCCCCGCCCGGGGCCAGTTGGAGATCGCCATTTTGCAGGATCTGGAACGGGGCCAGGGTGTTTCCCTGCGGGGCGCCCGCCAGGCTCGCGACCTCGGCGAACAGGAACCGGCCGTCCCGCGAGATCAGCGTTTGCGTGACGAACGTGCCGACCGGGAAGGTGACGGTCGAGTTCGGGACCGGAGTCAAGTCGCCGCCCGTTCCGATGTCGAACCCGACGATGCTCGGGGCCACGGTCCCCGGGTGGGTGGCCGAGGCGTCGCCGCGGTTGGCGACGTACAACCGGTCCCCGGCGATCCCGATGCTGTCGGGCTGGACGCCGCCGGTGTCAAACGTCCCGACGCGGGTTAGCGCCCCGTTTTGGCCGATTTTGAACCCCGTGACGGACCCACTTCCTTCGTTCACGGCGAAGACGAACCGACCGTCGGGCGTGGCGACCACCTCCTGATCGCCGTCGTCCGGGCCGACGACTTTCGGGACGTTGAGTTGGCCGGTACCGCCGGTCGCATACGTGCCGAACTGGGTCAGACTGCCGTCCGATTGGCGGTGGAAGCCGAGTACGGCATTCTGCCCGGTGGCCGGGTTGTTCGTCTCCACGTACACGTTCGCGACGGTCGCGCCGACACCCGCGGGGGGAGCCAACTGAACGCCATTCAAGAGGCTGCCGGGCGACAGGGACGCCGGCACCGCACGGTCTTCCAGGTTTTCGACGCCGAGGCGGGAGCGAGTCCGGAGAGTGCTGTTCACGCGAAAATCCTTTTCCGAAGGGGCATCAACTCGGAGGCGGACAGTTCCACCGTCCGTGGCGATCAGTCGACCGATCGGCGAGTTTCTTACAGGTGCCCGAGAAACTTTTGCGGCCCACTCCCCACCCGAAATTTTTCGCAATTCGGGCGTAAGGTTACGCCAACCCTTGCGACATACTGGGTGTCGTCGCTCAAACCGATGGGATGGCAGTATGCCGATGACTGGCGATTACCCTGTCGACCTGCCCGCGGGGCACCCGGCCAGCGATCCGCGGGTCTGGGTCGAGCGGTACGGGGACTACCTGTACCGTTTCGCGCTGGCCAAGATCCGGCGGCCGGACGAGGCGGAAGACATCGTCCAGGACACCCTCCTTGCGGCGTGGCGAGGGCGGGCGGAATTCGCCGGGCGGGCGTCCGAGCGGAGTTGGCTGACCGCCATCCTCAAGCGGAAAGTCGTCGACCACCTGCGCCGGCGCGTCCGAGAGCGGACCGACCCGATTCCCGACGACCGCGGGTCAACCGGCGATCCGTTCAACCGCTGGGGCAAATGGAAGACGCCGCCCGGCAATTGGGGTCAACACGGACCGGGCGAGGAACTGAACCGCGAGGAGTTCTGGGCCACGATGCACGACTGCATGGGCAAACTCCCGCGGCGGCTCCACGACGCCTTCGCGCTGCGCTACCTGGACGAGCGGGGTGCCGAGGACGTTTGCGAGGACATGGGGCTCACCACGACAAACCTGTGGGTGATGTTGCACCGGGCGCGGCTGAAGATGTGGCAATGCCTGTCCGAGAACTGGTTCGGGCACGAGCCGGAAGGCGGGGAGCAGGCATGTTAACTTGCGAGCGTGCGGTCGAACGACTCTCCCTCTCGTTGGACGGGTCATTGCCTCTAGTTGAGAAGGCGCAACTGCATTTGCATTTGCTCGCGTGCGGCCATTGCCGCCGGTTCCGGCGGCAGGTCTTGGTTCTCGATACCGCCTTTCGTACCGACGCGACCGGCCCGGTCGTGCCGGACGACGTGCGGTTGCCCGAAGACGCTCGGCAGCGAATCACTTCTGAATTGGGGCGACAGGTCGTCGACGATTCGTGATCGCGTTCGCGTGAGTCTGTCAGCGCTGACCAATCAACCCGTGCGGGGAAGCACGCTTACGGGTTTTGTGTGTTCGTTGGACTGGCCCGAGTGTCGGGACCAGCCGTGAGTGAGTTATTACTCGGAGCTAACAATGAGCCGATTTTTACGCATGTTGATGGTCGGTTTTGTGATGTTCGGTGTCGCCGGCGGGCTCGCCACCCTCGCGGGGTGCGGTGGAAGCGCCAGCACTACCGAGAAAAAGATGGGCGACGGGAAGATGGACGGCGACAAGATGGGCGGCGACAAGATGGGTGACAAGATGGGCGGCGACAAGATGGGTGGCGACAAAATGGGAACCCACAAGTAACAAGGTTCGCCGGGCGCCGTTTCGGCGCCCGGGTCTCCAGGAATAACCCGATGACGCGCCTGGAACATAAACACGATCGCGCGGTTCGTTACTTCCACTGGATCAACGCGCCCGTGCTGGCGGTCATGATTTGGAGCGGATTGCTCATCTACTGGGCTTACGACCCGTACCAAATTCAAGTCGGCGGGGTCGTGCTGCTGAAGTTTTTCCCGGTCTGGTTTTATAAGACGCTCGATCTGGAATCGGGATTGGCCACCGGAATGGCTTACCATTTCGCGTTCATGTGGGTCTTCGCGATCAACGGCTTGCTTTACGTGTCGTACACCTTCTGGTCGGGCCACTGGCGCGAACTCCGACCCTCGCGGCGGACCCCGATCGAGGCGTTTCACGTCGTTCTCCACGACTTGAAGCTGCGCCGAACTCCCCTGCCGCCGGGCAAGTTTAACGCCGCGCAGAGGCTGGCATACACGGGCGTCGTTATGATGGGGGCCGGGTCGCTCGTCACGGGCCTGGCCGTCTACAAGCCGACGCAGCTCGCTTTTTTGACGACCGTTCTCGGCGGCTATCAGGCCGCGCGGCTCGAACACTTTGCCCTGACGATCGGGTACGGTCTCTTTTTCGTCGTTCACATTGCCCAGGTGGTTCGGGCCGGATGGAACAACTTCCGCAGCATGGCGACCGGGTACGAACTCGTCCCCGTCGTCGGGGAGGGCCGGACCGATGTCGTCGCCGCAACCGCCTGCTAATTCGCCACCCGCCAAGCCCGTCTCCGTCGCTTCGTCGCCAGATGACGCGGGCCGCCAGATGCGTCGGCTCACACGCCGGGCGTTTGTCCGCGGCGGCGTTGGGGCGGTTGCTGCCGCCCTCGGATGGACGTGGTTGCGGACGCGCGGGGCCGATGGCGGCATCCCCTGGCCGCTCCGCGCGGCCCACCGATTCAACGAGCGATTATGGGGGACGGTTTCGACCAACCGGCTGGCTCCGGAGTTCCCGCCCTCCCGGGCCAGCGTCCCTCGCGCGAACGGCTGGCACGGCTCGCCGGCCGTGGCCGATCCTACTTCGTGGTCCTTGCAAGTCTCGCACCCGGATCGCGGGACGAAGTGGTGCCGATCGCCAGGTTAGCGAGGTTGCCGCGAGTAGAGATGACGACCGAGTTCAAGTGCATCGAGGGCTGGAGCCGGGTGGTCAACTGGGGCGGGGTGCGGCTGGCGGACTTCCTGACCGAAAACCACCTCGGACGCAAGCCGAGCGGCGAGTGGTATCCTTACGTTTCCCTGTCGACGCCCGACGGCGAGTACTACGTCGGCCTGGACATCGCGAGTGTACTGCACCCACAGACGCTGCTCTGCGACTCCATGAATGGCGAACCCCTGCCCGCGAACCACGGCGGCCCACTCAGACTCGTGATCGCCGTGAAGTACGGGATCAAGAACATCAAATGGCTGAGCCGGATACGCTTCCAAAATGACCTTCCGGCCGATTACTGGGCCGAACGCGGATACGACTGGTATGCCGGCCTGTAATGCGGGCGGGAGACTTCAGTCCATCGCCGTACTCGGATGACGGCGGGGCGACGCGACAATCGACTACCACCTCCGACACAGATCCCTCTTCGCATATCGGAACGCATACCGAACGTATCCGTTCGGAATCTCCGACCTGTGACCGTGAACCCATCCTGTTCCCCGGTCGTAACACCTGAGACGGCGTGCGGAATTGGCCGTGCCGTGCGGGGGTGCTAGAATCGACGGGAAGTAACGTCCCAATTGGTGCTTCATGTCGATGACCCTTGAGCAGCTGCAGCAGCGGATTCGCGACCTGTACGGCGCAAAAGATTCGAGCCGCGGCGTCGAAGGTACCTTTATGTGGTTTATGGAGGAGGTCGGCGAATTGTCGGCGGCCCTCCGCGGCGGCACGCACGACGAACGGGTTCTAGAGTTCGCCGACGTACTGGCATGGCTGGCCACGCTGGCGAATTGTGTGGGCGTGGATCTCACCGAAGCCGTCCGGCTCAAGTACGGGACCGGGTGCCCCGGGTGCGGGCGAACGCCGTGTACCTGTAACGT
This is a stretch of genomic DNA from Fimbriiglobus ruber. It encodes these proteins:
- a CDS encoding MazG nucleotide pyrophosphohydrolase domain-containing protein translates to MTLEQLQQRIRDLYGAKDSSRGVEGTFMWFMEEVGELSAALRGGTHDERVLEFADVLAWLATLANCVGVDLTEAVRLKYGTGCPGCGRTPCTCNVTEKP
- a CDS encoding sigma-70 family RNA polymerase sigma factor, with protein sequence MPMTGDYPVDLPAGHPASDPRVWVERYGDYLYRFALAKIRRPDEAEDIVQDTLLAAWRGRAEFAGRASERSWLTAILKRKVVDHLRRRVRERTDPIPDDRGSTGDPFNRWGKWKTPPGNWGQHGPGEELNREEFWATMHDCMGKLPRRLHDAFALRYLDERGAEDVCEDMGLTTTNLWVMLHRARLKMWQCLSENWFGHEPEGGEQAC
- a CDS encoding cytochrome b/b6 domain-containing protein, producing MTRLEHKHDRAVRYFHWINAPVLAVMIWSGLLIYWAYDPYQIQVGGVVLLKFFPVWFYKTLDLESGLATGMAYHFAFMWVFAINGLLYVSYTFWSGHWRELRPSRRTPIEAFHVVLHDLKLRRTPLPPGKFNAAQRLAYTGVVMMGAGSLVTGLAVYKPTQLAFLTTVLGGYQAARLEHFALTIGYGLFFVVHIAQVVRAGWNNFRSMATGYELVPVVGEGRTDVVAATAC
- a CDS encoding lactonase family protein gives rise to the protein MNSTLRTRSRLGVENLEDRAVPASLSPGSLLNGVQLAPPAGVGATVANVYVETNNPATGQNAVLGFHRQSDGSLTQFGTYATGGTGQLNVPKVVGPDDGDQEVVATPDGRFVFAVNEGSGSVTGFKIGQNGALTRVGTFDTGGVQPDSIGIAGDRLYVANRGDASATHPGTVAPSIVGFDIGTGGDLTPVPNSTVTFPVGTFVTQTLISRDGRFLFAEVASLAGAPQGNTLAPFQILQNGDLQLAPGGDVAAGTNASLILGAAANPNLNIVYSGITAGGRVGVFTYDETGRTSFVGASADQGHAPCWCTVSADGRVLYVANTATDSIGVYSLANPLNPVQIQEFSLGGPHLPVGGTGNTQSQAFQISLDPTGKSLYVISQSDNTAFQQGNQLHTLAVARDGTLTEPNAPIIFAPSDVPANAHPQGIAVVPVTVPPKTGRPGGDRNTGSGRGQSGVSSPFQNNRGNGNQGNDSGYRVGAGISAFDFGDESGSHFREW
- a CDS encoding molybdopterin-dependent oxidoreductase, whose translation is MTTEFKCIEGWSRVVNWGGVRLADFLTENHLGRKPSGEWYPYVSLSTPDGEYYVGLDIASVLHPQTLLCDSMNGEPLPANHGGPLRLVIAVKYGIKNIKWLSRIRFQNDLPADYWAERGYDWYAGL
- a CDS encoding zf-HC2 domain-containing protein — encoded protein: MLTCERAVERLSLSLDGSLPLVEKAQLHLHLLACGHCRRFRRQVLVLDTAFRTDATGPVVPDDVRLPEDARQRITSELGRQVVDDS